The following are encoded together in the Planococcus antarcticus DSM 14505 genome:
- a CDS encoding acetyl-CoA hydrolase/transferase family protein translates to MGKALTPQEVIDLIDPKADLIIPIANGEPIRLLDILEENAQQLDGVKVHQMLALRSRSYIQGEIEQLRHVSYFLSGATRKVYQQAKMELVPNNFHEMPRMLQNVTKMSMILTVASPMDEHGYFTLGTQADYIADFIGKVPFILEVNDQMPRTYGRNQIHVSQISGYVEHHTALSEEKILEVSDKDLLIASSIIQDIQDGDTLQIGIGSVPNAVISMLKDHRHLGIHTEMLPDGVANLVAAGAVDGTRKFTNPGKIVATFAFGSKNLYDFIDNNPAVEFLPVSVVNDPREIAKEKNIVSINSTTEVDLFGQCASETVGGKYYSSSGGQVDFARGVRFAENGKGYICMPSTAKDDTLSRIKLSLAPGSVVTTGKNDVDNIVTEYGVAHLHGVSISERAKRLVAIAHPKFREELLFDAKKQGFLI, encoded by the coding sequence ATGGGAAAAGCGTTAACACCACAAGAAGTTATAGATTTAATCGATCCCAAAGCGGATCTGATCATCCCGATTGCTAATGGGGAACCAATCCGGTTACTGGATATATTGGAAGAAAATGCACAACAATTGGATGGAGTAAAAGTCCATCAAATGCTCGCTTTGCGCTCACGGTCGTACATTCAAGGCGAAATAGAGCAATTGCGGCATGTTTCGTATTTCCTGAGTGGGGCTACTCGAAAAGTTTACCAGCAAGCAAAGATGGAGCTGGTCCCAAACAATTTTCATGAAATGCCGCGTATGCTTCAAAATGTCACCAAAATGTCGATGATTTTGACGGTAGCTTCGCCGATGGATGAACACGGTTATTTCACTTTGGGAACACAAGCCGATTACATTGCTGATTTTATTGGGAAAGTGCCATTTATTCTAGAAGTGAATGACCAAATGCCACGAACATATGGTCGCAATCAAATACATGTCAGCCAAATTTCGGGATATGTGGAGCATCACACAGCCCTTTCAGAAGAGAAGATTCTGGAAGTCAGCGATAAGGATCTGTTGATCGCCTCTTCAATCATTCAAGATATTCAAGACGGTGATACACTGCAAATCGGAATCGGTTCCGTTCCGAATGCAGTCATCAGTATGTTGAAGGACCACAGGCACTTAGGAATCCACACGGAAATGTTGCCGGACGGCGTCGCAAATCTGGTAGCTGCGGGTGCGGTGGATGGAACACGGAAGTTTACGAATCCAGGAAAAATCGTTGCCACTTTCGCTTTTGGTTCCAAAAACCTGTATGATTTCATCGATAACAACCCAGCAGTTGAATTTTTGCCGGTAAGTGTCGTCAACGATCCAAGAGAAATTGCCAAAGAAAAGAATATTGTGTCTATCAATTCGACAACAGAAGTGGATTTGTTCGGCCAATGTGCATCTGAAACGGTTGGCGGAAAGTATTATTCGTCAAGTGGCGGACAGGTTGATTTTGCCCGGGGTGTTCGGTTTGCGGAGAATGGAAAAGGTTATATTTGCATGCCATCAACTGCCAAAGATGACACCTTATCACGGATTAAATTATCGCTTGCTCCAGGCTCAGTGGTGACCACCGGAAAAAATGACGTGGACAATATTGTTACTGAATATGGAGTAGCCCATTTGCATGGGGTTTCTATCTCAGAACGTGCCAAGCGCTTGGTAGCCATCGCACATCCAAAGTTCCGTGAAGAATTATTGTTTGATGCAAAAAAACAGGGATTTCTGATTTAG
- a CDS encoding IS1380 family transposase, translating to MATLPQISLDFNRQIKLSNDGGSLSSDTGAFLFKEFDVKLGFSQTVAKHLHLKDTRSHWIHSNEKLFGQKIYQIIAGYAEDDAADHLTDDPIFTQVLGQGALASQPSLSRFWPRFNPEAMIQLQQANQELLDKVHRHRKAEAIIFDLDSTHADTYGNQCDAAYNAHYGTVGFHPLVAFDGITGDFLKAQLRPGNVYTSNGVVDFIRPLIEHYNEQFPETTPFIRGDSGFAVPALYELCEKESVYYVIRLKSNAILQCLAEEYHPSSTPSDSTKTEYHVSETTYQAKKWDKPRKVVIQSARPAGELFFTHTFFVTNFTDVFSPEAIVRTYQKRGTMENYIKEAKNGFGFDRMNSHSYQVNEAKMMLSLLAYNLVNWLRTLTFPEGQKKMQIQTIRTRLVKVASKLVKSGRSLYFKLSSSFVYQDFFWKILARIQQLKIE from the coding sequence ATGGCTACATTACCGCAAATATCCCTTGATTTCAATCGTCAGATCAAATTATCAAATGATGGAGGTTCACTTTCCTCAGATACCGGCGCGTTCCTGTTCAAGGAATTCGACGTAAAGCTTGGCTTTTCGCAAACCGTGGCGAAGCATCTTCATTTGAAAGATACTCGTTCTCATTGGATCCATTCGAACGAAAAATTATTCGGCCAGAAAATCTACCAGATAATAGCGGGTTATGCGGAAGATGATGCTGCGGACCACCTGACGGACGATCCGATTTTCACTCAAGTTCTCGGACAAGGAGCGTTAGCTTCCCAACCCAGTCTATCTCGTTTTTGGCCACGTTTTAATCCGGAAGCGATGATTCAATTACAACAAGCCAACCAGGAACTGCTCGATAAAGTGCATCGGCACCGGAAAGCTGAAGCGATCATCTTCGATCTGGACTCGACACATGCCGATACCTACGGCAACCAGTGCGATGCGGCGTACAATGCCCATTACGGGACGGTCGGTTTCCATCCGTTGGTCGCTTTTGACGGGATCACCGGTGATTTCTTGAAAGCCCAGCTGCGCCCCGGCAATGTCTACACATCCAACGGAGTCGTGGATTTCATCCGGCCGCTGATTGAACATTATAATGAACAGTTTCCTGAGACGACGCCGTTCATCCGCGGGGACAGTGGGTTTGCCGTTCCGGCTTTGTATGAACTATGTGAAAAGGAATCGGTCTATTACGTCATCCGGCTCAAATCCAATGCCATCCTGCAATGTCTTGCGGAGGAATACCATCCATCTTCGACACCATCTGACAGCACAAAGACCGAATATCATGTTTCAGAAACAACCTATCAGGCGAAAAAATGGGATAAGCCCCGGAAAGTCGTCATCCAGTCCGCACGGCCTGCGGGTGAATTGTTCTTTACCCATACATTTTTTGTGACGAATTTCACGGACGTGTTCTCCCCGGAAGCCATTGTCCGCACCTATCAAAAAAGAGGAACCATGGAAAATTACATCAAAGAAGCTAAAAATGGGTTTGGATTTGATCGAATGAACAGCCATTCCTACCAAGTGAACGAAGCGAAAATGATGCTAAGCCTGTTGGCTTATAATTTAGTGAATTGGCTGCGCACATTAACGTTTCCGGAAGGGCAAAAGAAGATGCAGATCCAGACCATCCGGACACGACTGGTAAAAGTGGCCAGTAAGCTGGTGAAGTCAGGACGGTCTCTTTACTTCAAATTGTCTTCCAGTTTTGTCTACCAAGACTTCTTTTGGAAAATCCTCGCCCGGATTCAACAGCTGAAAATCGAATAG
- a CDS encoding MarR family winged helix-turn-helix transcriptional regulator, translating to MNNSGLKEFKLYSSQWSILFCLKQFGSMTQKEIWQYLNVEAPTVTRTIVRLEESGWILRREGKDKRERIVQLSLFAEQKIPEIENRILQTEERLVSHLSDKEQNQLLALLKKIGRMSSEEKDIGNG from the coding sequence GTGAATAATTCAGGCTTAAAGGAATTTAAACTGTACAGTTCTCAGTGGTCTATTCTGTTTTGCCTGAAGCAATTCGGTTCGATGACACAGAAAGAGATTTGGCAGTATTTGAATGTCGAAGCACCAACTGTAACGAGGACAATTGTCCGTTTAGAGGAAAGTGGATGGATATTACGCCGAGAAGGAAAAGATAAACGTGAGCGAATTGTTCAACTTTCTCTTTTTGCTGAACAAAAGATACCGGAAATTGAAAATCGAATTCTTCAAACAGAAGAGAGACTGGTTTCACACCTTTCGGATAAAGAACAAAATCAGCTGCTTGCTTTGCTGAAAAAAATAGGAAGAATGAGTTCTGAAGAAAAGGATATAGGGAATGGCTGA
- a CDS encoding MFS transporter yields the protein MAEKRPIWTKSFINISISTFFIFVVFYALLTFMPLYVLNDLGGTVTEGGVAVSIFLLSAIIMRFFAGMILEKFGKKKILMIALFLFAVSTAFYVFVGSFTVLLLLRFFQGIWFSLVTTVAGAIAADIIPPERRGEGLGYYGIAMNLAVIVGPFIALTLQQYISARIIFIVLAGIMIIGFFCALAVKVEKEPVSKNDKHKMTINDFLEKKSIPIATVGFFISFAYASILTFISVYTESLGLIKAASFFFVVYAIAMLLVRPITGRLFDTIGPSVVIIPSIIIFGAGLISLSFADSSWMLLASGGLVGLGYGTLLPSFQTIAIRAADKHRSGYATGTFFALYDSGIAVGSVSLGIIAGIVGYSNLYLMLGIFVILIVFYYMWMMSKKHASSH from the coding sequence ATGGCTGAAAAAAGACCGATTTGGACAAAGAGTTTTATTAATATCTCAATCAGTACGTTTTTTATTTTTGTGGTTTTCTATGCACTGCTGACGTTCATGCCGCTTTATGTATTGAATGATTTAGGCGGCACAGTTACAGAAGGAGGAGTGGCGGTTTCTATCTTCCTGCTATCTGCTATTATCATGCGTTTTTTTGCAGGGATGATTCTGGAAAAATTCGGGAAGAAGAAAATACTGATGATTGCTCTCTTTCTGTTCGCCGTCAGTACAGCGTTTTATGTGTTTGTCGGAAGTTTTACAGTGCTTTTGCTGCTGCGCTTTTTCCAGGGCATCTGGTTCAGTTTGGTTACGACCGTAGCTGGAGCCATTGCAGCGGACATCATTCCGCCAGAGCGGCGCGGTGAAGGCTTGGGTTATTATGGAATCGCCATGAATCTTGCAGTAATAGTCGGCCCTTTTATTGCGCTGACCTTGCAACAGTATATCTCAGCACGAATTATTTTTATTGTGCTGGCCGGTATAATGATTATCGGATTCTTTTGTGCTTTAGCCGTTAAAGTGGAAAAGGAGCCGGTTAGTAAAAATGACAAGCATAAAATGACAATCAATGATTTTCTGGAGAAAAAATCCATACCGATTGCAACCGTTGGATTTTTCATATCATTTGCTTATGCGAGTATCCTGACGTTTATTTCCGTTTATACTGAGTCGCTTGGATTAATCAAAGCAGCGAGTTTCTTTTTTGTAGTTTATGCAATAGCTATGCTGCTTGTACGTCCAATTACGGGGAGATTGTTTGACACAATAGGCCCTAGCGTTGTCATCATTCCTTCGATTATTATCTTTGGAGCAGGGCTTATTTCACTGAGTTTTGCGGATTCTTCATGGATGTTGTTAGCTTCGGGAGGATTGGTGGGTCTTGGCTATGGAACATTGCTACCAAGCTTCCAAACGATTGCCATCCGGGCAGCTGATAAACATCGCAGCGGATATGCCACAGGAACCTTTTTCGCTTTATATGACAGCGGAATTGCAGTGGGCTCAGTTTCACTGGGAATCATTGCCGGGATTGTCGGGTATTCAAATCTGTATTTAATGCTCGGTATTTTTGTCATACTTATCGTCTTTTACTATATGTGGATGATGTCCAAAAAACATGCGTCTTCTCACTGA
- the trhA gene encoding PAQR family membrane homeostasis protein TrhA, with product MSTYIREPFNALSHLAGAVLSLAALLAMVIKVAYANESALHVAAVTIFGISLILLYTASTIYHSALSQPYIIAFLRKLDHSMIFTLIAGSYAPFCLIALGGTLGWTLFSLVAILGLSGIFFKMIWFHAPRWLSTALYIAMGWIIIFAVVPLADSMSLTGLLLLIAGGVSYTVGGIIYGLKPDFLSSKYLGFHEIFHLFILFGSLCHFLSVYFYVL from the coding sequence GTGAGCACCTATATCAGAGAACCCTTTAACGCCTTATCCCATTTAGCGGGTGCTGTGTTGTCACTAGCTGCGCTGTTAGCAATGGTCATCAAAGTCGCCTATGCCAACGAATCCGCTCTGCATGTTGCAGCTGTTACCATCTTCGGCATCAGCCTGATCTTGTTGTATACAGCTTCCACCATCTATCACTCAGCCCTATCACAACCTTATATCATTGCGTTCTTGCGAAAACTCGATCACTCGATGATCTTCACTTTAATCGCGGGCTCGTATGCCCCTTTTTGCCTAATTGCTCTTGGCGGAACACTTGGCTGGACCTTATTTTCCCTTGTCGCCATTTTAGGACTAAGCGGCATCTTCTTTAAAATGATTTGGTTTCATGCTCCGAGATGGCTGTCTACGGCACTCTACATTGCCATGGGCTGGATTATTATTTTCGCTGTGGTCCCATTGGCGGACAGCATGTCTTTGACCGGCTTGCTGCTACTCATAGCAGGAGGAGTTTCCTATACAGTAGGCGGTATCATTTATGGACTAAAACCCGACTTTCTGTCTTCCAAGTATTTGGGCTTCCATGAAATTTTTCACCTCTTTATCCTTTTCGGTAGCCTCTGCCATTTCCTATCCGTCTATTTTTATGTTCTATAG
- a CDS encoding DUF1836 domain-containing protein, whose translation MEKTNEIIEAMAFHNQILPEDIPKIDLYIDQVIQLFESTFAESKRHLDEKILTKTMINNYAKGKLFYPVQNKKYSRNHIMLISLIYQMKSALSINDVKLVLNGINEKAAQKKLDLEQFYRSYLNLQQGNTEVFADALKRQAEGAAEQVAGVEDSEELERVLLIASLVHTSNLYRRAAEKLVDEIVKGAEE comes from the coding sequence ATGGAGAAAACAAATGAAATCATTGAAGCAATGGCTTTCCATAATCAGATTCTGCCAGAAGATATTCCGAAGATCGATTTGTATATTGATCAGGTCATTCAATTGTTCGAATCTACTTTTGCCGAATCAAAACGTCATCTGGATGAGAAGATTCTGACCAAAACCATGATTAATAATTATGCCAAAGGAAAATTATTTTATCCGGTCCAAAATAAAAAATATAGCCGTAACCATATCATGCTGATCAGCTTGATTTATCAGATGAAAAGCGCATTGTCGATTAATGACGTCAAGCTGGTATTGAATGGCATCAATGAAAAGGCAGCACAAAAAAAGCTGGATCTGGAGCAATTTTATCGAAGCTATTTAAACCTCCAACAGGGCAACACGGAAGTCTTCGCGGATGCCTTAAAGCGGCAAGCGGAAGGGGCTGCCGAACAAGTGGCGGGTGTCGAAGATTCCGAGGAGCTGGAGCGCGTACTGCTCATTGCGTCATTGGTGCATACCAGCAACCTTTACCGGAGAGCAGCGGAGAAACTGGTGGATGAAATTGTGAAAGGAGCGGAGGAGTAA
- a CDS encoding YaiI/YqxD family protein, whose product MVKILIDADGCPVVGQTINLAKTYRLPVILICDTSHEMHREGAETITVSKGADAVDFVLVNRVDKGDIVVTQDYGLAAMVLAKRGIPIDQNGRVYSNENIEQLLHGRHVAKKIRQGGGRMKGPKKRRPEDNEKFEAALTVLLKKTKENEGKPGR is encoded by the coding sequence ATGGTCAAAATTCTTATTGATGCAGATGGCTGTCCGGTCGTTGGGCAGACAATCAACTTGGCTAAAACATACCGGCTGCCGGTCATATTGATTTGCGACACTTCTCACGAGATGCACAGGGAAGGAGCGGAAACCATCACTGTATCCAAAGGCGCTGATGCCGTCGACTTCGTCCTTGTAAACCGTGTCGACAAAGGGGACATTGTCGTTACCCAAGATTATGGACTTGCGGCAATGGTACTTGCCAAACGGGGCATTCCGATTGATCAGAACGGCCGCGTCTATTCGAATGAAAACATTGAACAGCTGCTACACGGTCGCCATGTCGCTAAAAAAATACGTCAAGGTGGAGGCCGGATGAAAGGACCGAAAAAACGGCGTCCTGAAGACAATGAAAAATTCGAAGCAGCCTTAACGGTACTATTGAAAAAAACAAAAGAAAACGAAGGAAAACCCGGCAGATAA
- a CDS encoding S-layer homology domain-containing protein, with product MKILLSLIAAVILMFSSFLSPAKAIVLFDDVFASHPFAFEIAYLYEEGIINGYPDGTFRPNDPVTRAHAVAMIGRALNLDDTSRPTGFRDVPASHPFSGYIASAVEEEIIVGFPNNYFRPNWTVTRAQTAVMLDRAYYFPEAPDNNFRDMRENHFAFDAVSRLAYRGVARGYPDNTFRPDTPVTRAQFSAFLARAIEPAFIPEKQELLMTANEILADLQAEDFGDVAAYVSSSEGLTFCPYSGGCIDSGGVTFTKAQLPDFMNDLNDYLWGYQDGSGFEINLTPAEYYDEYLMDATYTAKERYGRTIQPTTHEFIHQLYPQATIVEFYFPGTTQYEGMDWQSLNMVFEKNSSGDWVLKAIINDRWTI from the coding sequence ATGAAGATATTGTTGTCTTTAATTGCAGCTGTCATCCTGATGTTCAGTTCGTTTTTGTCTCCCGCCAAAGCGATTGTTTTGTTTGATGACGTCTTTGCCAGTCACCCGTTTGCTTTTGAAATCGCTTACCTGTACGAAGAAGGAATCATCAACGGCTATCCTGATGGAACCTTCAGACCAAATGATCCCGTTACGCGGGCTCACGCCGTCGCCATGATCGGACGCGCATTGAATTTGGACGATACATCCCGCCCCACTGGCTTTAGGGATGTACCGGCAAGCCATCCGTTTTCCGGTTACATCGCTTCAGCAGTTGAAGAGGAAATTATTGTCGGTTTCCCGAATAATTATTTCCGTCCGAATTGGACTGTCACTCGTGCCCAAACTGCCGTAATGCTTGATAGAGCTTATTATTTCCCAGAAGCTCCAGACAATAACTTCAGGGATATGAGGGAAAATCACTTCGCTTTTGATGCTGTATCAAGACTCGCCTACCGAGGAGTTGCACGCGGGTATCCGGATAACACGTTCCGTCCGGACACTCCTGTCACACGTGCTCAGTTTTCTGCATTCCTGGCCCGCGCGATTGAACCGGCTTTCATACCTGAAAAACAGGAGTTGCTTATGACAGCCAATGAAATCTTGGCGGACCTGCAAGCCGAGGATTTCGGTGATGTTGCTGCTTATGTCAGCTCTTCAGAAGGATTGACTTTCTGTCCTTACAGCGGCGGCTGTATTGACAGTGGCGGCGTCACTTTCACTAAAGCTCAGCTTCCTGATTTCATGAATGATCTTAATGATTATTTATGGGGATATCAAGACGGCAGCGGCTTTGAAATCAATTTGACACCTGCTGAGTATTACGATGAGTACTTGATGGATGCGACTTATACCGCCAAGGAACGCTATGGACGGACCATCCAGCCAACTACACATGAGTTTATTCACCAACTGTATCCGCAAGCGACCATTGTCGAGTTCTATTTCCCTGGCACAACGCAATATGAAGGGATGGACTGGCAAAGCTTGAACATGGTATTCGAGAAAAACAGCAGCGGAGACTGGGTATTGAAAGCGATCATCAATGACCGTTGGACTATCTAG
- a CDS encoding glycerophosphoryl diester phosphodiesterase, with protein sequence MIKGKAMINADKAWNLRHELYELVEQHDLFDHFMLKSDKPVEQLTDFFHSNPRNMFYMHKLSDKNLHQLDQLLEDISPIAVELLFYTEDDEVVSDTVIAKLRDQTNLWGNALDFAENARHSDSLSLLDPDKGWGWLIDRGICMIQTDHPLKFMDYAEKKMKITEPG encoded by the coding sequence ATGATCAAAGGAAAAGCCATGATCAACGCAGATAAGGCTTGGAATTTGCGGCATGAACTTTATGAGCTGGTCGAGCAGCACGATTTATTCGACCACTTCATGTTAAAAAGTGATAAACCCGTTGAACAATTGACCGATTTTTTTCATTCAAATCCACGGAACATGTTTTATATGCATAAGCTGAGTGACAAAAATCTTCATCAACTCGACCAATTGCTGGAGGATATCTCCCCGATAGCAGTTGAACTTCTCTTTTATACAGAAGATGACGAGGTAGTGTCAGATACTGTCATTGCCAAGCTTAGGGACCAAACGAACTTATGGGGCAATGCGCTTGATTTTGCTGAGAATGCACGGCATTCAGATTCTCTTTCTCTACTGGATCCCGATAAAGGCTGGGGCTGGCTTATAGATCGGGGCATCTGTATGATTCAGACAGATCATCCATTGAAATTCATGGATTATGCAGAAAAGAAAATGAAGATAACCGAACCCGGCTGA
- a CDS encoding type III polyketide synthase: protein MSMIRKVVTENAPYHVDQKEIVSVVRSLFGGHYDDIERLLRVFGNGQIEGRYFAAPLDWFEKERGLEEKNRLYVEEAVKMGSRAVARCLEEAQVDKKDVDAFIFVSSSGMSTPTIDARIMNNLQMPPHIKRIPLWGLGCAGGASGISRADDYCRAYPEAVVLVLCLELCSLTFQRSDTSKSNLVGTSLFADGAACALVTGDKVSLPGEGFHIKDTQSTLMQDSEDVMGWDIKDEGLHVVFSRDIPKIIEKWLKPNVDHFLKEISKTSLDITHFIAHPGGKKVLTAYEKSLGLTTDKTDISRAVLAKYGNMSSPTVLYVLKDFMEKKPQQGEEGLLTALGPGFSSEMLWLEWGDSAL from the coding sequence ATGTCCATGATTCGAAAAGTAGTTACGGAAAATGCTCCATATCATGTAGATCAAAAAGAGATTGTTAGTGTGGTTCGGAGTTTGTTTGGCGGCCATTACGATGACATTGAAAGGCTTTTAAGGGTATTTGGAAACGGCCAGATCGAAGGCCGTTATTTTGCTGCGCCTTTAGATTGGTTTGAAAAAGAGCGAGGTCTGGAAGAGAAGAACCGACTTTATGTGGAGGAAGCGGTAAAAATGGGAAGCCGCGCTGTAGCTCGGTGTCTGGAAGAAGCACAAGTGGACAAAAAGGATGTCGATGCCTTTATCTTCGTATCAAGCTCCGGAATGTCTACACCGACCATTGATGCCCGTATCATGAATAACCTGCAGATGCCTCCGCATATAAAGCGTATCCCTCTATGGGGGCTTGGATGTGCAGGAGGTGCTTCGGGAATCAGCCGTGCCGACGATTATTGCCGTGCGTATCCCGAAGCGGTCGTATTGGTTCTCTGTTTGGAGCTTTGCAGTTTAACCTTTCAGCGCTCTGACACCTCGAAAAGTAATTTGGTTGGAACTTCCTTGTTTGCGGACGGTGCTGCCTGTGCCTTGGTTACGGGAGATAAAGTAAGTTTGCCAGGAGAAGGATTCCATATTAAAGATACACAATCAACCTTAATGCAGGATTCTGAAGATGTTATGGGATGGGACATTAAAGACGAAGGCCTCCATGTGGTTTTTTCGCGTGATATCCCAAAAATCATCGAAAAATGGTTGAAACCCAATGTGGATCATTTTTTAAAAGAAATTTCAAAAACGTCTTTGGATATTACCCATTTCATTGCTCATCCAGGCGGTAAAAAAGTATTGACGGCATATGAAAAATCACTAGGCCTGACAACGGACAAGACGGATATTTCAAGAGCAGTGCTCGCAAAGTACGGCAATATGTCTTCTCCTACAGTGCTCTATGTGCTAAAGGACTTTATGGAAAAGAAACCGCAGCAGGGAGAAGAAGGACTGCTTACCGCTTTGGGACCCGGTTTCAGTTCGGAAATGCTGTGGCTTGAATGGGGAGATTCGGCGCTATGA
- a CDS encoding isoprenylcysteine carboxyl methyltransferase family protein, producing the protein MTFFYLLIGFVVLQRLLEVVYARSNEKTMRKQGAIEVGAEHYKWIVLLHVLFFVSLLLESWTSGIELGSGWQIFLVIFVGAQLLRFWALSSLGRFWNTKILILPGADKVKKGPYRWLPHPNYIVVVLEIAALPLIFGAWRTALIFSIANALLLFFVRIPAEEKALRQLKS; encoded by the coding sequence ATGACATTCTTCTATCTGTTGATCGGTTTTGTCGTTTTGCAACGGCTGTTGGAAGTGGTATATGCGCGTTCCAATGAAAAAACCATGAGAAAGCAAGGCGCCATTGAAGTTGGAGCTGAACATTACAAATGGATTGTCCTGCTTCATGTGCTTTTCTTTGTTTCTCTGCTTCTTGAAAGCTGGACATCGGGAATAGAGCTAGGGAGCGGCTGGCAGATCTTTTTAGTCATTTTCGTTGGTGCACAGCTGCTTCGCTTTTGGGCTTTATCTTCTCTGGGACGCTTTTGGAATACCAAAATCCTCATTCTTCCTGGAGCGGACAAAGTGAAGAAGGGACCGTATCGATGGCTGCCACATCCCAATTACATAGTGGTCGTTTTGGAAATTGCGGCGTTGCCGCTCATTTTTGGTGCATGGCGAACAGCTTTGATCTTCAGCATTGCAAATGCGCTATTGCTTTTTTTCGTCCGAATTCCAGCAGAAGAAAAAGCATTGCGTCAGCTGAAATCCTGA
- a CDS encoding AI-2E family transporter: protein MWIKKPFFEYTTAILLVAVTLFFLGKIDYLFEPLQIVIATIFAPILIGGLLYYLLRPFVKWLTRHVPKLAGIGIVFTVIVLIFSILIYFFGPVITTQVESLANLAPETVEEVAEESNNFLSDFQIGGVTGPEIRAWTLDYLQNLSEGLLENVMSILTMIMNIAIVLIVVPFVLFFLLKDDEKFIPHLIKYLPEEHKPEGEKVLRDVDRTLSAFIVGQAIVAAAVGALMYIGYLIIGLDYALSLAIFAMFLIIVPFLGPLIGIIPALFVALMSGDMWMAIKVILVLLVVQQLEGNLVTPNIMGNRLNIHPLTIILLLMIAGALYGFIGILIAIPAYAVIKTLVHNFRLFNRLRKKREVANKEVH, encoded by the coding sequence TTGTGGATTAAGAAACCATTTTTTGAATATACAACTGCGATACTACTGGTTGCAGTCACCTTGTTTTTTCTGGGGAAAATCGATTATCTTTTTGAACCGTTGCAAATTGTCATCGCTACTATCTTCGCCCCAATTCTAATAGGGGGTCTTCTTTACTACCTATTGCGACCTTTTGTCAAGTGGCTGACGCGTCATGTACCTAAACTTGCTGGAATCGGAATTGTCTTTACAGTCATCGTCTTAATTTTTTCCATTCTGATTTATTTTTTCGGTCCGGTTATCACTACTCAGGTCGAAAGCTTGGCAAACTTAGCTCCAGAAACTGTTGAAGAAGTAGCCGAGGAATCGAATAATTTTCTGTCTGATTTTCAAATAGGAGGAGTCACCGGTCCAGAAATAAGAGCATGGACTTTAGATTATTTGCAAAATCTTTCTGAAGGCTTGTTGGAGAATGTGATGAGCATTTTGACCATGATCATGAATATCGCTATTGTGCTGATAGTCGTCCCGTTCGTCTTGTTCTTCCTATTAAAAGACGATGAAAAGTTCATTCCGCATTTAATAAAGTATTTGCCGGAGGAACATAAGCCTGAAGGTGAAAAAGTATTGAGAGATGTCGATCGAACATTGTCTGCGTTTATTGTAGGCCAGGCAATTGTAGCTGCTGCAGTTGGGGCATTGATGTATATAGGCTATTTGATCATCGGACTGGATTATGCCCTCAGTTTGGCTATTTTTGCGATGTTCCTGATTATCGTCCCGTTTTTGGGTCCACTAATTGGGATTATTCCTGCACTGTTTGTTGCTTTGATGAGCGGCGATATGTGGATGGCGATAAAAGTGATTTTGGTTTTACTGGTAGTACAGCAGCTAGAAGGGAATTTGGTCACGCCAAATATCATGGGCAACCGCTTGAATATCCATCCGTTGACGATTATCCTGCTATTGATGATTGCCGGAGCATTGTACGGATTTATCGGTATTTTGATCGCGATTCCTGCATATGCGGTTATAAAAACGCTAGTTCATAATTTTCGGCTGTTTAACCGCTTGCGGAAAAAAAGAGAAGTGGCTAACAAAGAGGTTCATTAA